The following are from one region of the Heterodontus francisci isolate sHetFra1 chromosome 34, sHetFra1.hap1, whole genome shotgun sequence genome:
- the LOC137349183 gene encoding zinc finger protein 256-like isoform X1, protein MSDRDPKESPNLSSPEYHRIFNMKGKSTDRREEKLYTCSVCGRSFSRSSGLSKHKCSNTGKKPCKYGDCGKRLNYPVELETHPYSHTMEKPFICSECGKGFTRSSSLLTHQRAHTGERPFTPFTCSECGKGFTQSSSLLTHQRVHTGERPFTCSECGKGFTQSSSLLNHQRVHTGERPFTCSDCGKGFTQLSHLLTHQRVHTGERPFTCSECGKGFTQSSALLTHQRVHTGERPFSCSECGMGFTTPSQRLKHQRVHTGERPFTCSECGKGFTTSSDLLTHQRVHTGERPFTCSECGKGFTQSSQLLRHQRVHTEERPFTCSECGKRFTQSSHLLTHQRVHTGERPFTCSECGKGFTQSSHLLTHQRVHTGERPFTCSECGKRFTQSSTLLTHQRVHK, encoded by the coding sequence ATGTCCGATCGGGATCCGAAAGAGTCGCCCAATTTATCGTCACCTGAATATCACCGGATTTTTAACATGAAAGGAAAAAGCACCGATCGCCGTGAGGAGAaattgtacacgtgttctgtgtgtggtcgaagtttcagccgatcatctggcctgtcaaaACACAAGTGCAGtaacactgggaagaaaccatgtaaatatggggactgtggaaagagattgaattatccagttgagctggaaacCCATCCATACAGTCACACCATGGAGAAGCCATTCatatgctctgagtgtgggaagggattcactcggtcatccagcCTTCTAACACACCAGCgagctcacactggggagaggccatttacgccgttcacctgctctgagtgtgggaagggattcactcagtcatccagccttctaacacaccagcgagttcacactggtgagaggccgttcacctgctcagagtgtgggaaaggattcactcagtcatccagccttctaaatcaccagcgagttcacactggggagaggccgttcacctgctcagactgtgggaagggtttcactcagttatcccaccttctgacacaccagcgagttcacactggggagaggccatttacctgctccgagtgtgggaagggattcactcagtcatccgccctgctgacacaccagcgagttcacactggggagaggccgttcagctgctcagagtgtggaatgGGATTCACTACTCCATCTCAgcggctgaaacaccagcgagttcacactggggagaggccgttcacctgctcagagtgtgggaagggattcactacttcatccgacctgctgacacaccagcgagttcacactggggagaggccattcacctgctcagagtgtgggaagggattcactcagtcgtcccagctgctgagacatcagcgagttcataccgaggagaggccgttcacctgctctgagtgcgggaagcgattcactcagtcatcccacttactgacacaccagcgagtgcatactggggaaaggccattcacctgctcagagtgtgggaagggattcactcagtcatcccacctgctgacacaccagcgagttcacactggggagaggccgttcacctgctccgagtgtgggaagagattcactcagtcatccacccttctgacacaccagcgagttcacaagtaa